Proteins from a single region of Demequina sp. NBRC 110054:
- a CDS encoding thiamine pyrophosphate-dependent enzyme translates to MTTVHIPFLQTGTLAVGGRLLGEDDRSLQSQADRPSSLTKGHRACQGCAEALAARWVMDTAVEAADEKLIVANATGCLEVFSTLYPESAWKPPWIHSLFANAAAVATGIAASLHSQGRDDVRVLAQGGDGGTVDIGLAAVSGMFERNDDVLYVCYDNQGYMNTGVQRSSATPASARTATTPAVGRQPGAPVGQGKSMPKIAMAHEIPYVATATVADLRDLETKVRTAMSIHGARYLHVLVPCPLGWGSSSSESINLSRAAVQSGIFPVLEARAGEITDVQRIRQRMDVEAYLRPQARFAHLFKPGGEDALERWRALADANIRRYDLMGERS, encoded by the coding sequence ATGACCACGGTGCACATCCCGTTCCTGCAGACCGGCACGCTCGCGGTCGGCGGGCGTCTGCTGGGCGAGGACGACAGGTCGCTTCAGTCGCAAGCCGACCGTCCGTCGTCCCTCACCAAGGGTCACCGCGCGTGCCAGGGGTGCGCCGAGGCCCTCGCGGCGCGCTGGGTCATGGACACCGCGGTGGAGGCCGCGGACGAGAAGCTCATCGTCGCCAACGCGACCGGCTGCCTCGAGGTGTTCTCGACCCTGTACCCCGAGAGCGCGTGGAAGCCGCCGTGGATCCACTCCCTGTTCGCGAACGCCGCCGCGGTCGCCACCGGCATCGCCGCATCGCTTCACTCCCAGGGCAGGGACGACGTCCGGGTGCTCGCCCAGGGCGGCGACGGCGGAACGGTCGACATCGGGCTCGCCGCGGTGTCCGGCATGTTCGAGCGCAACGACGACGTGCTCTACGTCTGCTACGACAACCAGGGCTACATGAACACGGGCGTGCAGCGCTCCTCGGCGACCCCCGCCTCGGCCCGCACCGCGACCACGCCTGCAGTCGGACGCCAGCCTGGCGCGCCCGTCGGGCAGGGCAAGTCGATGCCCAAGATCGCGATGGCGCACGAGATCCCCTATGTCGCGACCGCCACGGTGGCCGACCTCAGGGACCTCGAGACCAAGGTGCGGACCGCGATGTCGATCCACGGCGCGCGCTACCTGCACGTGCTCGTGCCCTGCCCGCTCGGATGGGGATCCTCATCCTCCGAGTCGATCAACCTCTCGCGTGCCGCAGTCCAGTCGGGCATCTTCCCCGTCCTCGAGGCGCGCGCGGGTGAGATCACGGACGTCCAGCGCATCCGTCAGCGCATGGATGTCGAGGCCTACCTCAGGCCGCAGGCCCGCTTCGCGCATCTGTTCAAGCCCGGCGGCGAGGACGCCCTCGAGCGCTGGCGTGCGCTGGCCGACGCGAACATCCGCCGCTACGACCTCATGGGAGAGCGCTCATGA